A single Falco naumanni isolate bFalNau1 chromosome 20, bFalNau1.pat, whole genome shotgun sequence DNA region contains:
- the SPATS2 gene encoding spermatogenesis-associated serine-rich protein 2 isoform X1, which translates to MSKKQNTKDPSGFIFDVQSNTVMAQGGTFENMKEKINAVRAIVPNRSNNEIVLVLQHFDNCVDKTVQAFMEGNASEVLKEWTVTGKKKNKKKKTKPKPQAESNPGLPEPGKLVSTEEEQSANSEKGGINGFHVNGCAHDTESVDSLSEGLDALSIDARELEDCEPAAPDMPDRTAVPELENGIADFDTKSLIMHPSQSPSSLRQRPEQRSASRSLSRSTASNSTPASLSVTRLEDVPLSPASKKLGSNIEKSVKDLQRCTVSLARYRVVVKEEMDASIKKMKQAFAELQSSLMDREVALLAEMDKVKAEAMEILVSRQKKAEALKKLTDVAVRMSEEQLVELRADIKHFVSERKYDEDLGRVARFTCDLDALKKSIASFGQDVSLPVSHPKNSYSTRSRCSSVTAASLSGPSETPAPSAPACASASAASLTAAKRASASAEAAVGNAGSRPPQPPREAVPGQRRAAAGPKAQGQRHIGPPGRYNGNRQRNRQPPPACPRPPRPASARATAGAPPLRHRDQGGAPPAQGGAPPAQAQSQSAGGGQLLSPPPQGSPCHEPPPQNQTVGSS; encoded by the exons ATCCatctgggtttatttttgaTGTGCAGTCCAATACCGTGATGGCCCAAGGAGGAACCTTTGAAAACATGAAGGAGAAG ATCAACGCGGTGCGTGCGATAGTCCCCAACAGGAGCAACAACGAGATCGTCCTCGTGCTGCAGCATTTTGACAACTGCGTGGACAAAACTGTGCAAGCCTTTATGGAAG GCAATGCCAGCGAAGTACTGAAAGAATGGACtgtaacaggcaaaaaaa agaacaagaagaagaaaaccaaaccgAAACCCCAAGCTGAATCGAACCCTGGCCTCCCAGAGCCCGGTAAATTGGTGTCCACTGAAGAAGAGCAATCAGCCAACTCGGAGAAGGGTGGAATTAACGGTTTCCATGTCAACGGCTGTGCCCACGACACGGAGTCCGTGGACTCGCTCAGCGAAGGTTTGGATGCGCTTTCGATTGATGCCAGAGAGCTGGAGGATTGCGAGCCCGCTGCGCCAGACATGCCTGATAGAACAG CAGTGCCTGAACTAGAGAATGGAATAGCAGACTTTGACACAAAATCGCTCATCATGCATCCTTCCCAGAGCCCTTCGTCTCTCAGGCAGCGGCCTGAGCAGAGGAGCGCTAGCAGGTCTCTGTCCCGATCCACAGCGAGCAATTCGACTCCCGCCTCCCTCTCCGTAACCCGGCTGGAAGATGTGCCCCTTTCGCCTGCGAGCAAGAAGCTGG GTTCTAATATTGAAAAATCAGTGAAGGATCTCCAACGCTGCACCGTTTCGCTGGCTCGGTACCGGGTGGTGGTGAAGGAGGAGATGGATGCTTCCATTAAGAAGATGAAGCAAGCCTTTGCTGAACTGCAGAGTAG CCTTATGGATCGGGAGGTGGCTTTGCTGGCTGAAATGGACAaagtgaaagcagaagcaa tggaaattctCGTCAGCCGCCAGAAGAAGGCAGAAGCCCTGAAGAAGCTGACTGACGTGGCGGTGCGAATGTCGGAGGAGCAGCTGGTTGAGCTCAGGGCTGACATAAAG CACTTTGTGAGCGAACGGAAATATGATGAGGACCTGGGCCGGGTGGCGCGGTTCACGTGCGACCTCGACGCGCTGAAGAAGAGCATCGCCTCGTTTGGCCAAG ATGTTTCTCTTCCAGTTTCCCACCCCAAGAACAGCTACTCCACCCGCTCGCGGTGCAGCTCCGTCACCGCCGCGTCCCTGAGCGGTCCCAGCGAGACCCCCGCTCCCTCTGCCCCCGCCTGTGCCTCTGCCTCCGCTGCCAGCCTTACGGCGGCCAAGAGAGCCTCGGCCTCGGCGGAGGCGGCCGTGGGGAACGccggcagccgccccccgcagccccccagaGAG GCTGTCCCAGGGCAGCGGCGAGCGGCAGCGGGGCCCAAAGCCCAGGGCCAGCGCCACATCGGCCCCCCCGGCCGCTACAACGGCAACCGACAGAGGAaccggcagcccccccccgcctgcccccggcccccccggcccgcctcAGCCCGCGCCACAGCCGGGGCCCCCCCCCTCCGGCACAGAGACCAAGGgggggctcccccagcccaaGGGGGGGCTCCCCCAGCGCAAGCCCAGAGCCAGTCGGCAGGAGGGGGCCAACtcctgagcccccccccccagggctcGCCCTGCCACGAGCCCCCCCCTCAGAACCAGACTGTAGGAAGCTCCTAG
- the SPATS2 gene encoding spermatogenesis-associated serine-rich protein 2 isoform X5, with amino-acid sequence MAQGGTFENMKEKINAVRAIVPNRSNNEIVLVLQHFDNCVDKTVQAFMEGNASEVLKEWTVTGKKKNKKKKTKPKPQAESNPGLPEPGKLVSTEEEQSANSEKGGINGFHVNGCAHDTESVDSLSEGLDALSIDARELEDCEPAAPDMPDRTAVPELENGIADFDTKSLIMHPSQSPSSLRQRPEQRSASRSLSRSTASNSTPASLSVTRLEDVPLSPASKKLGSNIEKSVKDLQRCTVSLARYRVVVKEEMDASIKKMKQAFAELQSSLMDREVALLAEMDKVKAEAMEILVSRQKKAEALKKLTDVAVRMSEEQLVELRADIKHFVSERKYDEDLGRVARFTCDLDALKKSIASFGQDVSLPVSHPKNSYSTRSRCSSVTAASLSGPSETPAPSAPACASASAASLTAAKRASASAEAAVGNAGSRPPQPPREAVPGQRRAAAGPKAQGQRHIGPPGRYNGNRQRNRQPPPACPRPPRPASARATAGAPPLRHRDQGGAPPAQGGAPPAQAQSQSAGGGQLLSPPPQGSPCHEPPPQNQTVGSS; translated from the exons ATGGCCCAAGGAGGAACCTTTGAAAACATGAAGGAGAAG ATCAACGCGGTGCGTGCGATAGTCCCCAACAGGAGCAACAACGAGATCGTCCTCGTGCTGCAGCATTTTGACAACTGCGTGGACAAAACTGTGCAAGCCTTTATGGAAG GCAATGCCAGCGAAGTACTGAAAGAATGGACtgtaacaggcaaaaaaa agaacaagaagaagaaaaccaaaccgAAACCCCAAGCTGAATCGAACCCTGGCCTCCCAGAGCCCGGTAAATTGGTGTCCACTGAAGAAGAGCAATCAGCCAACTCGGAGAAGGGTGGAATTAACGGTTTCCATGTCAACGGCTGTGCCCACGACACGGAGTCCGTGGACTCGCTCAGCGAAGGTTTGGATGCGCTTTCGATTGATGCCAGAGAGCTGGAGGATTGCGAGCCCGCTGCGCCAGACATGCCTGATAGAACAG CAGTGCCTGAACTAGAGAATGGAATAGCAGACTTTGACACAAAATCGCTCATCATGCATCCTTCCCAGAGCCCTTCGTCTCTCAGGCAGCGGCCTGAGCAGAGGAGCGCTAGCAGGTCTCTGTCCCGATCCACAGCGAGCAATTCGACTCCCGCCTCCCTCTCCGTAACCCGGCTGGAAGATGTGCCCCTTTCGCCTGCGAGCAAGAAGCTGG GTTCTAATATTGAAAAATCAGTGAAGGATCTCCAACGCTGCACCGTTTCGCTGGCTCGGTACCGGGTGGTGGTGAAGGAGGAGATGGATGCTTCCATTAAGAAGATGAAGCAAGCCTTTGCTGAACTGCAGAGTAG CCTTATGGATCGGGAGGTGGCTTTGCTGGCTGAAATGGACAaagtgaaagcagaagcaa tggaaattctCGTCAGCCGCCAGAAGAAGGCAGAAGCCCTGAAGAAGCTGACTGACGTGGCGGTGCGAATGTCGGAGGAGCAGCTGGTTGAGCTCAGGGCTGACATAAAG CACTTTGTGAGCGAACGGAAATATGATGAGGACCTGGGCCGGGTGGCGCGGTTCACGTGCGACCTCGACGCGCTGAAGAAGAGCATCGCCTCGTTTGGCCAAG ATGTTTCTCTTCCAGTTTCCCACCCCAAGAACAGCTACTCCACCCGCTCGCGGTGCAGCTCCGTCACCGCCGCGTCCCTGAGCGGTCCCAGCGAGACCCCCGCTCCCTCTGCCCCCGCCTGTGCCTCTGCCTCCGCTGCCAGCCTTACGGCGGCCAAGAGAGCCTCGGCCTCGGCGGAGGCGGCCGTGGGGAACGccggcagccgccccccgcagccccccagaGAG GCTGTCCCAGGGCAGCGGCGAGCGGCAGCGGGGCCCAAAGCCCAGGGCCAGCGCCACATCGGCCCCCCCGGCCGCTACAACGGCAACCGACAGAGGAaccggcagcccccccccgcctgcccccggcccccccggcccgcctcAGCCCGCGCCACAGCCGGGGCCCCCCCCCTCCGGCACAGAGACCAAGGgggggctcccccagcccaaGGGGGGGCTCCCCCAGCGCAAGCCCAGAGCCAGTCGGCAGGAGGGGGCCAACtcctgagcccccccccccagggctcGCCCTGCCACGAGCCCCCCCCTCAGAACCAGACTGTAGGAAGCTCCTAG
- the SPATS2 gene encoding spermatogenesis-associated serine-rich protein 2 isoform X3 produces MSKKQNTKDPSGFIFDVQSNTVMAQGGTFENMKEKINAVRAIVPNRSNNEIVLVLQHFDNCVDKTVQAFMEGNASEVLKEWTVTGKKKNKKKKTKPKPQAESNPGLPEPGKLVSTEEEQSANSEKGGINGFHVNGCAHDTESVDSLSEGLDALSIDARELEDCEPAAPDMPDRTAVPELENGIADFDTKSLIMHPSQSPSSLRQRPEQRSASRSLSRSTASNSTPASLSVTRLEDVPLSPASKKLGSNIEKSVKDLQRCTVSLARYRVVVKEEMDASIKKMKQAFAELQSSLMDREVALLAEMDKVKAEAMEILVSRQKKAEALKKLTDVAVRMSEEQLVELRADIKHFVSERKYDEDLGRVARFTCDLDALKKSIASFGQVSHPKNSYSTRSRCSSVTAASLSGPSETPAPSAPACASASAASLTAAKRASASAEAAVGNAGSRPPQPPREAVPGQRRAAAGPKAQGQRHIGPPGRYNGNRQRNRQPPPACPRPPRPASARATAGAPPLRHRDQGGAPPAQGGAPPAQAQSQSAGGGQLLSPPPQGSPCHEPPPQNQTVGSS; encoded by the exons ATCCatctgggtttatttttgaTGTGCAGTCCAATACCGTGATGGCCCAAGGAGGAACCTTTGAAAACATGAAGGAGAAG ATCAACGCGGTGCGTGCGATAGTCCCCAACAGGAGCAACAACGAGATCGTCCTCGTGCTGCAGCATTTTGACAACTGCGTGGACAAAACTGTGCAAGCCTTTATGGAAG GCAATGCCAGCGAAGTACTGAAAGAATGGACtgtaacaggcaaaaaaa agaacaagaagaagaaaaccaaaccgAAACCCCAAGCTGAATCGAACCCTGGCCTCCCAGAGCCCGGTAAATTGGTGTCCACTGAAGAAGAGCAATCAGCCAACTCGGAGAAGGGTGGAATTAACGGTTTCCATGTCAACGGCTGTGCCCACGACACGGAGTCCGTGGACTCGCTCAGCGAAGGTTTGGATGCGCTTTCGATTGATGCCAGAGAGCTGGAGGATTGCGAGCCCGCTGCGCCAGACATGCCTGATAGAACAG CAGTGCCTGAACTAGAGAATGGAATAGCAGACTTTGACACAAAATCGCTCATCATGCATCCTTCCCAGAGCCCTTCGTCTCTCAGGCAGCGGCCTGAGCAGAGGAGCGCTAGCAGGTCTCTGTCCCGATCCACAGCGAGCAATTCGACTCCCGCCTCCCTCTCCGTAACCCGGCTGGAAGATGTGCCCCTTTCGCCTGCGAGCAAGAAGCTGG GTTCTAATATTGAAAAATCAGTGAAGGATCTCCAACGCTGCACCGTTTCGCTGGCTCGGTACCGGGTGGTGGTGAAGGAGGAGATGGATGCTTCCATTAAGAAGATGAAGCAAGCCTTTGCTGAACTGCAGAGTAG CCTTATGGATCGGGAGGTGGCTTTGCTGGCTGAAATGGACAaagtgaaagcagaagcaa tggaaattctCGTCAGCCGCCAGAAGAAGGCAGAAGCCCTGAAGAAGCTGACTGACGTGGCGGTGCGAATGTCGGAGGAGCAGCTGGTTGAGCTCAGGGCTGACATAAAG CACTTTGTGAGCGAACGGAAATATGATGAGGACCTGGGCCGGGTGGCGCGGTTCACGTGCGACCTCGACGCGCTGAAGAAGAGCATCGCCTCGTTTGGCCAAG TTTCCCACCCCAAGAACAGCTACTCCACCCGCTCGCGGTGCAGCTCCGTCACCGCCGCGTCCCTGAGCGGTCCCAGCGAGACCCCCGCTCCCTCTGCCCCCGCCTGTGCCTCTGCCTCCGCTGCCAGCCTTACGGCGGCCAAGAGAGCCTCGGCCTCGGCGGAGGCGGCCGTGGGGAACGccggcagccgccccccgcagccccccagaGAG GCTGTCCCAGGGCAGCGGCGAGCGGCAGCGGGGCCCAAAGCCCAGGGCCAGCGCCACATCGGCCCCCCCGGCCGCTACAACGGCAACCGACAGAGGAaccggcagcccccccccgcctgcccccggcccccccggcccgcctcAGCCCGCGCCACAGCCGGGGCCCCCCCCCTCCGGCACAGAGACCAAGGgggggctcccccagcccaaGGGGGGGCTCCCCCAGCGCAAGCCCAGAGCCAGTCGGCAGGAGGGGGCCAACtcctgagcccccccccccagggctcGCCCTGCCACGAGCCCCCCCCTCAGAACCAGACTGTAGGAAGCTCCTAG
- the SPATS2 gene encoding spermatogenesis-associated serine-rich protein 2 isoform X2: MSKKQNTKDPSGFIFDVQSNTVMAQGGTFENMKEKINAVRAIVPNRSNNEIVLVLQHFDNCVDKTVQAFMEGNASEVLKEWTVTGKKKNKKKKTKPKPQAESNPGLPEPGKLVSTEEEQSANSEKGGINGFHVNGCAHDTESVDSLSEGLDALSIDARELEDCEPAAPDMPDRTVPELENGIADFDTKSLIMHPSQSPSSLRQRPEQRSASRSLSRSTASNSTPASLSVTRLEDVPLSPASKKLGSNIEKSVKDLQRCTVSLARYRVVVKEEMDASIKKMKQAFAELQSSLMDREVALLAEMDKVKAEAMEILVSRQKKAEALKKLTDVAVRMSEEQLVELRADIKHFVSERKYDEDLGRVARFTCDLDALKKSIASFGQDVSLPVSHPKNSYSTRSRCSSVTAASLSGPSETPAPSAPACASASAASLTAAKRASASAEAAVGNAGSRPPQPPREAVPGQRRAAAGPKAQGQRHIGPPGRYNGNRQRNRQPPPACPRPPRPASARATAGAPPLRHRDQGGAPPAQGGAPPAQAQSQSAGGGQLLSPPPQGSPCHEPPPQNQTVGSS, translated from the exons ATCCatctgggtttatttttgaTGTGCAGTCCAATACCGTGATGGCCCAAGGAGGAACCTTTGAAAACATGAAGGAGAAG ATCAACGCGGTGCGTGCGATAGTCCCCAACAGGAGCAACAACGAGATCGTCCTCGTGCTGCAGCATTTTGACAACTGCGTGGACAAAACTGTGCAAGCCTTTATGGAAG GCAATGCCAGCGAAGTACTGAAAGAATGGACtgtaacaggcaaaaaaa agaacaagaagaagaaaaccaaaccgAAACCCCAAGCTGAATCGAACCCTGGCCTCCCAGAGCCCGGTAAATTGGTGTCCACTGAAGAAGAGCAATCAGCCAACTCGGAGAAGGGTGGAATTAACGGTTTCCATGTCAACGGCTGTGCCCACGACACGGAGTCCGTGGACTCGCTCAGCGAAGGTTTGGATGCGCTTTCGATTGATGCCAGAGAGCTGGAGGATTGCGAGCCCGCTGCGCCAGACATGCCTGATAGAACAG TGCCTGAACTAGAGAATGGAATAGCAGACTTTGACACAAAATCGCTCATCATGCATCCTTCCCAGAGCCCTTCGTCTCTCAGGCAGCGGCCTGAGCAGAGGAGCGCTAGCAGGTCTCTGTCCCGATCCACAGCGAGCAATTCGACTCCCGCCTCCCTCTCCGTAACCCGGCTGGAAGATGTGCCCCTTTCGCCTGCGAGCAAGAAGCTGG GTTCTAATATTGAAAAATCAGTGAAGGATCTCCAACGCTGCACCGTTTCGCTGGCTCGGTACCGGGTGGTGGTGAAGGAGGAGATGGATGCTTCCATTAAGAAGATGAAGCAAGCCTTTGCTGAACTGCAGAGTAG CCTTATGGATCGGGAGGTGGCTTTGCTGGCTGAAATGGACAaagtgaaagcagaagcaa tggaaattctCGTCAGCCGCCAGAAGAAGGCAGAAGCCCTGAAGAAGCTGACTGACGTGGCGGTGCGAATGTCGGAGGAGCAGCTGGTTGAGCTCAGGGCTGACATAAAG CACTTTGTGAGCGAACGGAAATATGATGAGGACCTGGGCCGGGTGGCGCGGTTCACGTGCGACCTCGACGCGCTGAAGAAGAGCATCGCCTCGTTTGGCCAAG ATGTTTCTCTTCCAGTTTCCCACCCCAAGAACAGCTACTCCACCCGCTCGCGGTGCAGCTCCGTCACCGCCGCGTCCCTGAGCGGTCCCAGCGAGACCCCCGCTCCCTCTGCCCCCGCCTGTGCCTCTGCCTCCGCTGCCAGCCTTACGGCGGCCAAGAGAGCCTCGGCCTCGGCGGAGGCGGCCGTGGGGAACGccggcagccgccccccgcagccccccagaGAG GCTGTCCCAGGGCAGCGGCGAGCGGCAGCGGGGCCCAAAGCCCAGGGCCAGCGCCACATCGGCCCCCCCGGCCGCTACAACGGCAACCGACAGAGGAaccggcagcccccccccgcctgcccccggcccccccggcccgcctcAGCCCGCGCCACAGCCGGGGCCCCCCCCCTCCGGCACAGAGACCAAGGgggggctcccccagcccaaGGGGGGGCTCCCCCAGCGCAAGCCCAGAGCCAGTCGGCAGGAGGGGGCCAACtcctgagcccccccccccagggctcGCCCTGCCACGAGCCCCCCCCTCAGAACCAGACTGTAGGAAGCTCCTAG
- the SPATS2 gene encoding spermatogenesis-associated serine-rich protein 2 isoform X6, which produces MSKKQNTKDPSGFIFDVQSNTVMAQGGTFENMKEKINAVRAIVPNRSNNEIVLVLQHFDNCVDKTVQAFMEGNASEVLKEWTVTGKKKNKKKKTKPKPQAESNPGLPEPGKLVSTEEEQSANSEKGGINGFHVNGCAHDTESVDSLSEGLDALSIDARELEDCEPAAPDMPDRTASNSTPASLSVTRLEDVPLSPASKKLGSNIEKSVKDLQRCTVSLARYRVVVKEEMDASIKKMKQAFAELQSSLMDREVALLAEMDKVKAEAMEILVSRQKKAEALKKLTDVAVRMSEEQLVELRADIKHFVSERKYDEDLGRVARFTCDLDALKKSIASFGQDVSLPVSHPKNSYSTRSRCSSVTAASLSGPSETPAPSAPACASASAASLTAAKRASASAEAAVGNAGSRPPQPPREAVPGQRRAAAGPKAQGQRHIGPPGRYNGNRQRNRQPPPACPRPPRPASARATAGAPPLRHRDQGGAPPAQGGAPPAQAQSQSAGGGQLLSPPPQGSPCHEPPPQNQTVGSS; this is translated from the exons ATCCatctgggtttatttttgaTGTGCAGTCCAATACCGTGATGGCCCAAGGAGGAACCTTTGAAAACATGAAGGAGAAG ATCAACGCGGTGCGTGCGATAGTCCCCAACAGGAGCAACAACGAGATCGTCCTCGTGCTGCAGCATTTTGACAACTGCGTGGACAAAACTGTGCAAGCCTTTATGGAAG GCAATGCCAGCGAAGTACTGAAAGAATGGACtgtaacaggcaaaaaaa agaacaagaagaagaaaaccaaaccgAAACCCCAAGCTGAATCGAACCCTGGCCTCCCAGAGCCCGGTAAATTGGTGTCCACTGAAGAAGAGCAATCAGCCAACTCGGAGAAGGGTGGAATTAACGGTTTCCATGTCAACGGCTGTGCCCACGACACGGAGTCCGTGGACTCGCTCAGCGAAGGTTTGGATGCGCTTTCGATTGATGCCAGAGAGCTGGAGGATTGCGAGCCCGCTGCGCCAGACATGCCTGATAGAACAG CGAGCAATTCGACTCCCGCCTCCCTCTCCGTAACCCGGCTGGAAGATGTGCCCCTTTCGCCTGCGAGCAAGAAGCTGG GTTCTAATATTGAAAAATCAGTGAAGGATCTCCAACGCTGCACCGTTTCGCTGGCTCGGTACCGGGTGGTGGTGAAGGAGGAGATGGATGCTTCCATTAAGAAGATGAAGCAAGCCTTTGCTGAACTGCAGAGTAG CCTTATGGATCGGGAGGTGGCTTTGCTGGCTGAAATGGACAaagtgaaagcagaagcaa tggaaattctCGTCAGCCGCCAGAAGAAGGCAGAAGCCCTGAAGAAGCTGACTGACGTGGCGGTGCGAATGTCGGAGGAGCAGCTGGTTGAGCTCAGGGCTGACATAAAG CACTTTGTGAGCGAACGGAAATATGATGAGGACCTGGGCCGGGTGGCGCGGTTCACGTGCGACCTCGACGCGCTGAAGAAGAGCATCGCCTCGTTTGGCCAAG ATGTTTCTCTTCCAGTTTCCCACCCCAAGAACAGCTACTCCACCCGCTCGCGGTGCAGCTCCGTCACCGCCGCGTCCCTGAGCGGTCCCAGCGAGACCCCCGCTCCCTCTGCCCCCGCCTGTGCCTCTGCCTCCGCTGCCAGCCTTACGGCGGCCAAGAGAGCCTCGGCCTCGGCGGAGGCGGCCGTGGGGAACGccggcagccgccccccgcagccccccagaGAG GCTGTCCCAGGGCAGCGGCGAGCGGCAGCGGGGCCCAAAGCCCAGGGCCAGCGCCACATCGGCCCCCCCGGCCGCTACAACGGCAACCGACAGAGGAaccggcagcccccccccgcctgcccccggcccccccggcccgcctcAGCCCGCGCCACAGCCGGGGCCCCCCCCCTCCGGCACAGAGACCAAGGgggggctcccccagcccaaGGGGGGGCTCCCCCAGCGCAAGCCCAGAGCCAGTCGGCAGGAGGGGGCCAACtcctgagcccccccccccagggctcGCCCTGCCACGAGCCCCCCCCTCAGAACCAGACTGTAGGAAGCTCCTAG
- the SPATS2 gene encoding spermatogenesis-associated serine-rich protein 2 isoform X4 yields the protein MSKKQNTKDPSGFIFDVQSNTVMAQGGTFENMKEKINAVRAIVPNRSNNEIVLVLQHFDNCVDKTVQAFMEGNASEVLKEWTVTGKKKNKKKKTKPKPQAESNPGLPEPGKLVSTEEEQSANSEKGGINGFHVNGCAHDTESVDSLSEGLDALSIDARELEDCEPAAPDMPDRTVPELENGIADFDTKSLIMHPSQSPSSLRQRPEQRSASRSLSRSTASNSTPASLSVTRLEDVPLSPASKKLGSNIEKSVKDLQRCTVSLARYRVVVKEEMDASIKKMKQAFAELQSSLMDREVALLAEMDKVKAEAMEILVSRQKKAEALKKLTDVAVRMSEEQLVELRADIKHFVSERKYDEDLGRVARFTCDLDALKKSIASFGQVSHPKNSYSTRSRCSSVTAASLSGPSETPAPSAPACASASAASLTAAKRASASAEAAVGNAGSRPPQPPREAVPGQRRAAAGPKAQGQRHIGPPGRYNGNRQRNRQPPPACPRPPRPASARATAGAPPLRHRDQGGAPPAQGGAPPAQAQSQSAGGGQLLSPPPQGSPCHEPPPQNQTVGSS from the exons ATCCatctgggtttatttttgaTGTGCAGTCCAATACCGTGATGGCCCAAGGAGGAACCTTTGAAAACATGAAGGAGAAG ATCAACGCGGTGCGTGCGATAGTCCCCAACAGGAGCAACAACGAGATCGTCCTCGTGCTGCAGCATTTTGACAACTGCGTGGACAAAACTGTGCAAGCCTTTATGGAAG GCAATGCCAGCGAAGTACTGAAAGAATGGACtgtaacaggcaaaaaaa agaacaagaagaagaaaaccaaaccgAAACCCCAAGCTGAATCGAACCCTGGCCTCCCAGAGCCCGGTAAATTGGTGTCCACTGAAGAAGAGCAATCAGCCAACTCGGAGAAGGGTGGAATTAACGGTTTCCATGTCAACGGCTGTGCCCACGACACGGAGTCCGTGGACTCGCTCAGCGAAGGTTTGGATGCGCTTTCGATTGATGCCAGAGAGCTGGAGGATTGCGAGCCCGCTGCGCCAGACATGCCTGATAGAACAG TGCCTGAACTAGAGAATGGAATAGCAGACTTTGACACAAAATCGCTCATCATGCATCCTTCCCAGAGCCCTTCGTCTCTCAGGCAGCGGCCTGAGCAGAGGAGCGCTAGCAGGTCTCTGTCCCGATCCACAGCGAGCAATTCGACTCCCGCCTCCCTCTCCGTAACCCGGCTGGAAGATGTGCCCCTTTCGCCTGCGAGCAAGAAGCTGG GTTCTAATATTGAAAAATCAGTGAAGGATCTCCAACGCTGCACCGTTTCGCTGGCTCGGTACCGGGTGGTGGTGAAGGAGGAGATGGATGCTTCCATTAAGAAGATGAAGCAAGCCTTTGCTGAACTGCAGAGTAG CCTTATGGATCGGGAGGTGGCTTTGCTGGCTGAAATGGACAaagtgaaagcagaagcaa tggaaattctCGTCAGCCGCCAGAAGAAGGCAGAAGCCCTGAAGAAGCTGACTGACGTGGCGGTGCGAATGTCGGAGGAGCAGCTGGTTGAGCTCAGGGCTGACATAAAG CACTTTGTGAGCGAACGGAAATATGATGAGGACCTGGGCCGGGTGGCGCGGTTCACGTGCGACCTCGACGCGCTGAAGAAGAGCATCGCCTCGTTTGGCCAAG TTTCCCACCCCAAGAACAGCTACTCCACCCGCTCGCGGTGCAGCTCCGTCACCGCCGCGTCCCTGAGCGGTCCCAGCGAGACCCCCGCTCCCTCTGCCCCCGCCTGTGCCTCTGCCTCCGCTGCCAGCCTTACGGCGGCCAAGAGAGCCTCGGCCTCGGCGGAGGCGGCCGTGGGGAACGccggcagccgccccccgcagccccccagaGAG GCTGTCCCAGGGCAGCGGCGAGCGGCAGCGGGGCCCAAAGCCCAGGGCCAGCGCCACATCGGCCCCCCCGGCCGCTACAACGGCAACCGACAGAGGAaccggcagcccccccccgcctgcccccggcccccccggcccgcctcAGCCCGCGCCACAGCCGGGGCCCCCCCCCTCCGGCACAGAGACCAAGGgggggctcccccagcccaaGGGGGGGCTCCCCCAGCGCAAGCCCAGAGCCAGTCGGCAGGAGGGGGCCAACtcctgagcccccccccccagggctcGCCCTGCCACGAGCCCCCCCCTCAGAACCAGACTGTAGGAAGCTCCTAG